One genomic segment of Acidimicrobiales bacterium includes these proteins:
- a CDS encoding SDR family NAD(P)-dependent oxidoreductase: MDINGISAIVTGGASGIGEASARQLAERGAKVVIADLNDDKGNAVATELGGAFCHVDVTDVDEVVAAVETAKEMGPLRAVVNSAGIGAASRTIGKDGSYDSAFNLDYWRKVIDINLTGTFNVIRLAATAMGQTDPLDESGERGAIVNMASVAAFDGQIGQAAYSASKGGIVGMTLPIARDLAVVGVRVNTVAPGLIDTPIYGEGEGSEAFKANLSKDVLFPKRLGYADELASMVLELVTNSYMNAQTIRVDGGARLGPK, from the coding sequence ATGGACATCAACGGCATCTCAGCAATCGTCACGGGCGGCGCGTCCGGCATCGGCGAGGCCTCGGCCCGTCAGCTGGCGGAGCGGGGCGCCAAGGTCGTCATCGCCGACCTCAACGACGACAAGGGCAACGCTGTCGCCACCGAGCTGGGCGGCGCGTTCTGCCATGTCGACGTGACCGACGTCGACGAGGTCGTGGCCGCCGTCGAGACCGCCAAGGAGATGGGCCCGCTGCGCGCCGTCGTCAACTCCGCGGGCATCGGCGCCGCCAGCCGCACCATCGGCAAGGACGGCAGCTACGACTCGGCGTTCAACCTCGACTACTGGCGCAAGGTGATCGACATCAACCTGACCGGCACCTTCAACGTGATCCGCCTGGCGGCGACGGCGATGGGGCAGACCGACCCGCTCGACGAGTCCGGCGAGCGCGGCGCCATCGTGAACATGGCGTCCGTCGCCGCCTTCGACGGCCAGATCGGCCAGGCCGCCTACTCCGCCTCCAAGGGGGGGATCGTCGGCATGACCCTCCCCATCGCCCGCGACCTCGCCGTCGTCGGCGTGCGGGTCAACACCGTGGCCCCGGGGCTCATCGACACGCCCATCTACGGGGAGGGCGAGGGCTCGGAGGCGTTCAAGGCCAACCTGTCCAAGGACGTGCTGTTCCCCAAGCGCCTCGGCTACGCCGACGAGCTGGCCAGCATGGTCCTCGAGCTCGTGACGAACTCCTACATGAACGCCCAGACCATCAGGGTCGACGGCGGCGCCCGCCTCGGCCCGAAGTGA
- a CDS encoding DUF427 domain-containing protein, whose protein sequence is MAKATWNGAVLAESDTTVVVEGNHYFPPASLNDEYFVDSATTSVCPWKGTAAYRSVVVDGETNADAAWYYPAPKDAAAEIKDHVAFWRGVTVEA, encoded by the coding sequence ATGGCCAAGGCCACGTGGAACGGTGCAGTGCTCGCCGAGAGCGACACGACGGTGGTGGTCGAGGGCAACCACTACTTCCCCCCGGCGAGCCTGAACGACGAGTACTTCGTCGACAGCGCCACCACCAGCGTCTGCCCGTGGAAGGGCACCGCCGCCTACCGCAGCGTCGTCGTCGACGGCGAGACCAACGCCGACGCCGCCTGGTACTACCCCGCCCCGAAGGACGCCGCAGCCGAGATCAAGGACCACGTGGCGTTCTGGCGCGGCGTGACCGTCGAGGCCTGA
- the rsgA gene encoding ribosome small subunit-dependent GTPase A, which translates to MTRASLVPLGWDDEWDVALGAVDPRAEPARVLEHHGAGLVLALDGEARTVMFTRRLDPEPTVGDWVAVVDGEIVTVLPRRSLLRRRAVHGGGEQPLAANVDRLLLVCGLDRPVKDGRIQRGTAIAHDAGAEPVVVLTKAAGPDTADPDAAAAEVRAGNPGVAVVVTSVREGVGVEELYELITGRTVALLGESGAGKSSIVNALLGTEVALTGDVRTGDAKGRHTTTTRELHLLSDGGVLIDTPGIREVGLVGEADAVEETFAEVTEVAETCRFSDCGHDTEPGCAIRAALDAGELDAARVARWRALLAETEAARERADPAAARRAGRRFSKMAREVSRDKRR; encoded by the coding sequence ATGACGAGGGCATCGCTGGTCCCGCTCGGATGGGACGACGAGTGGGACGTCGCTCTCGGGGCCGTGGATCCGCGCGCCGAGCCGGCCCGGGTGCTCGAGCACCACGGGGCCGGTCTCGTGCTGGCCCTCGACGGCGAGGCCCGGACCGTCATGTTCACCCGCCGCCTCGACCCCGAGCCGACGGTGGGCGACTGGGTGGCGGTGGTCGACGGCGAGATCGTGACGGTCCTCCCCCGCCGCTCCCTCCTGCGCCGCCGGGCCGTCCACGGGGGCGGGGAGCAACCGCTCGCCGCCAACGTCGACCGGCTGTTGCTGGTGTGCGGGCTCGATCGGCCGGTGAAGGACGGTCGCATCCAGCGGGGCACGGCGATCGCCCACGACGCGGGCGCCGAGCCGGTGGTGGTGCTCACCAAGGCCGCGGGCCCCGACACGGCCGATCCCGATGCGGCCGCCGCCGAGGTGCGGGCCGGGAACCCCGGGGTGGCGGTGGTCGTGACCTCGGTGAGGGAGGGGGTCGGCGTCGAGGAGCTGTACGAATTGATCACGGGTCGGACGGTCGCCCTCCTCGGCGAGTCCGGCGCCGGGAAGTCGAGCATCGTGAACGCACTGCTGGGCACCGAGGTGGCCCTCACCGGCGACGTCCGGACCGGTGACGCCAAAGGGCGCCACACCACCACCACCAGGGAGCTGCACCTGCTCTCCGACGGCGGTGTGCTGATCGACACCCCCGGCATCCGGGAGGTGGGGCTGGTCGGAGAGGCCGACGCGGTGGAGGAGACCTTCGCCGAGGTGACCGAGGTGGCCGAGACGTGCCGCTTCAGTGACTGCGGGCACGACACCGAGCCCGGCTGCGCGATCCGGGCGGCGCTCGACGCCGGTGAGCTCGACGCGGCCCGGGTGGCGCGTTGGCGGGCGCTGCTCGCCGAGACCGAGGCGGCCCGGGAGCGGGCCGATCCTGCGGCGGCCCGCCGGGCCGGCCGGCGCTTCTCGAAGATGGCCAGGGAGGTGTCGCGGGACAAGCGTCGCTGA
- a CDS encoding SRPBCC family protein, whose amino-acid sequence MADHPVQGPRQVSVSRVIAAEPAAIFAVLVDPSQHAVIDGSGTVQRARGEDETLTMGSKFSMGMRMGMPYVIKNEVVEFEPDRLIAWQHLGRHRWRYRLEPTDGGTRVTETFDWSTARFPLGIELMGYPSKHPAGMERTLERLDRLVTTGSAEPS is encoded by the coding sequence ATGGCCGATCATCCCGTCCAGGGCCCCCGCCAGGTCTCGGTGTCGCGCGTCATCGCCGCCGAGCCGGCCGCCATCTTCGCGGTCCTCGTCGACCCGTCCCAGCACGCCGTCATCGACGGGTCGGGAACCGTGCAACGCGCCCGGGGCGAGGACGAGACGCTGACGATGGGTTCGAAGTTCTCGATGGGGATGCGCATGGGGATGCCCTACGTGATCAAGAACGAGGTCGTGGAGTTCGAACCCGACCGGCTGATCGCCTGGCAGCACCTCGGACGGCACCGCTGGCGGTACCGGCTCGAGCCCACCGACGGGGGCACCCGCGTGACCGAGACGTTCGACTGGTCCACGGCCCGCTTCCCGCTCGGCATCGAGCTGATGGGGTACCCCTCGAAGCACCCCGCCGGCATGGAGCGGACCCTCGAGCGCCTCGACCGCCTGGTGACCACCGGGAGCGCCGAGCCGTCCTGA
- a CDS encoding TIGR01777 family oxidoreductase, which yields MKIAVTGSTGLIGSALVRSLSADGHEVTSVVRRPPLAGERAVRWDPMEGTIDAQGLEAMDAVVHLAGAGIGDKRWTDSYKRQVLESRTKGTSLLARTLAGLDAPPSVLVSGSAIGIYGDTGDTPTDESETPADDFLADVVVQWEAAAAPAAEAGIRVPFLRTGIVLSPAGGALAKLLPLFRFGLGGRMGKGTQWWSWISLDDEVGVIRWLLDNEVAGPVNAVAPEPVTNAELTKTLGAVLRRPTALPVPAFGPKLLLGSELAEALLFTSARVTPGVLLEHGFEFAHPDLESALRSMLDLPEAA from the coding sequence ATGAAGATCGCAGTCACCGGTTCGACCGGCCTGATCGGCTCCGCCCTGGTCCGCTCCCTGTCCGCCGACGGCCACGAGGTCACGTCCGTCGTCCGCCGCCCGCCCCTGGCCGGCGAGCGCGCCGTGCGATGGGACCCGATGGAGGGCACGATCGACGCCCAGGGTCTCGAGGCCATGGACGCAGTGGTCCACCTCGCCGGTGCGGGCATCGGCGACAAGCGCTGGACCGACAGCTACAAGCGCCAGGTGCTCGAGAGCCGCACGAAGGGCACCTCGCTGCTGGCCCGCACCCTCGCCGGGCTCGACGCCCCGCCATCGGTCCTGGTGAGCGGCTCCGCCATCGGGATCTACGGGGACACCGGCGACACCCCGACCGACGAGAGCGAGACGCCGGCTGACGACTTCCTCGCCGACGTGGTGGTGCAGTGGGAGGCCGCCGCCGCCCCTGCGGCGGAGGCCGGCATCCGCGTCCCGTTCCTGCGCACCGGGATCGTGCTGAGCCCCGCCGGCGGGGCGCTGGCCAAGCTCCTCCCGCTGTTCCGGTTCGGGCTGGGTGGCCGCATGGGCAAGGGCACCCAGTGGTGGAGCTGGATCTCGCTCGACGACGAGGTCGGGGTGATCCGCTGGCTGCTCGACAACGAGGTGGCCGGGCCGGTGAACGCCGTGGCCCCCGAGCCCGTCACCAACGCGGAGCTCACGAAGACCCTCGGCGCCGTGTTGCGCCGGCCCACCGCGCTCCCCGTGCCGGCCTTCGGCCCGAAGCTCCTGCTCGGCTCCGAGCTGGCCGAGGCACTGCTGTTCACGAGCGCCCGGGTGACGCCCGGCGTGCTGCTCGAGCACGGCTTCGAGTTCGCCCATCCGGATCTCGAGAGCGCGCTGCGATCGATGCTCGATCTCCCCGAGGCGGCCTGA
- a CDS encoding circularly permuted type 2 ATP-grasp protein, translating to MPGDLFREYRTEGFFDEVFSEDGKVRGHYEALVDRLSQFDADDLARRERRRDAAFRSQGITFTVYGEGEGIERTFPMDLLPRVVPADEWDHIEAGLVQRVTALNRFLDDLYVGERAAVHDGIVPWWLVSSSDGFAREAFGVPMPLGARCLVAGSDLVRDAEGTYRVLEDNLRNPSGISYVVENRVAMTRLLPHVFADTPVRPVDHYGRSFLGALSRVAPPAAGENPTIVVLTPGVYNSAYFEHVFLAAHMGVELVEGRDLVVDDHVVYMRTTRGLKRVDVIYRRIDDDFLDPVVFRPDSTLGVPGLLAAVRAGNVTVTNAIGNGVADDKAVYAYVPEMVRYYLGEEPLLPNVETYLLWDEDQRHAVLDRLDELVVKPVAEAGGYGITIGPAASDEELAICRRKILADPRNWIAQEVVSLSRHPTLDGDHLEGRHVDLRPFVLTSDAVEVIPGGLTRVAMRKGSLVVNSSQGGGSKDTWVLARTAADLEDEEAALRAKKADDLVATGRHRAVSVDEGATV from the coding sequence GTGCCAGGTGATCTGTTCCGGGAGTACCGGACCGAGGGATTCTTCGACGAGGTCTTCTCCGAGGACGGCAAGGTGCGGGGCCACTACGAGGCCCTGGTCGATCGGCTCTCGCAGTTCGACGCCGACGACCTGGCGCGTCGTGAGCGGCGCCGGGACGCCGCGTTCCGCAGTCAGGGCATCACCTTCACCGTGTACGGCGAGGGTGAGGGCATCGAGCGGACCTTCCCGATGGATCTCCTGCCCAGGGTGGTCCCGGCCGACGAGTGGGACCACATCGAGGCCGGCCTCGTCCAGCGGGTGACCGCCCTCAACCGCTTCCTCGACGACCTGTACGTGGGAGAACGGGCGGCGGTCCACGACGGCATCGTCCCGTGGTGGCTGGTGTCGAGCTCCGACGGCTTCGCCCGGGAGGCGTTCGGCGTCCCGATGCCGCTGGGGGCCCGCTGCCTCGTGGCCGGCAGCGACCTCGTGCGCGACGCCGAGGGCACCTACCGGGTGCTCGAGGACAACCTCCGCAACCCGAGCGGCATCTCCTACGTGGTCGAGAACCGCGTGGCCATGACCCGCCTGCTGCCCCACGTCTTCGCCGACACCCCGGTGCGACCCGTCGACCACTACGGCCGGTCGTTCCTCGGTGCGTTGAGCCGGGTGGCGCCTCCGGCGGCGGGGGAGAACCCCACGATCGTCGTGCTCACGCCCGGTGTCTACAACTCGGCGTACTTCGAGCACGTGTTCCTCGCCGCCCACATGGGCGTCGAGCTCGTCGAGGGCCGCGACCTCGTCGTCGACGACCACGTCGTCTACATGCGCACCACCCGGGGCCTGAAGCGGGTCGACGTCATCTACCGGCGCATCGACGACGACTTCCTCGACCCGGTGGTCTTCCGCCCCGACTCCACCCTCGGGGTGCCGGGCCTGCTGGCCGCGGTGCGGGCCGGCAACGTCACCGTCACCAACGCCATCGGCAACGGCGTGGCCGACGACAAGGCCGTCTACGCCTACGTGCCCGAGATGGTCCGGTACTACCTGGGGGAGGAGCCGCTGCTCCCCAACGTCGAGACCTACCTGCTCTGGGACGAGGACCAGCGCCACGCCGTGCTCGACCGGCTCGACGAGCTCGTCGTGAAGCCGGTCGCCGAGGCGGGCGGCTACGGGATCACGATCGGGCCGGCCGCATCCGACGAGGAGCTGGCGATCTGCCGGCGCAAGATCCTCGCCGATCCCCGCAACTGGATCGCCCAGGAGGTCGTCTCGCTGTCGCGCCACCCGACGCTCGACGGCGACCACCTCGAGGGACGTCATGTCGACCTGCGGCCGTTCGTGCTGACCAGCGACGCCGTCGAGGTGATCCCGGGGGGCCTCACCCGTGTCGCCATGCGCAAGGGCTCACTGGTGGTCAACTCCTCCCAGGGTGGCGGGTCGAAGGACACGTGGGTCCTCGCCCGCACCGCTGCCGACCTCGAGGACGAGGAGGCCGCGCTGCGGGCCAAGAAGGCCGACGACC